The DNA region GCTCGACCCCCACCTCGTCCATGTACCGCCGGACACGGGCGCCGTGGTTGGCCATCTCGTCCATCATCTTGCGGTTGGTCTTGCTGAACCAGGCGTTCTGCTTAAAGAAGTCGCAGTGCCCGTACACGTGGGCCATCACCAGCTTCTGGTCGACCACCGCGTTGCTGCGCATCAGGTAGGCGTAGCACGGGTTGTTGTTGATCACCAGCTCGTAGATCTTCGAGAGTCCGTGCCCGTAGCTCTTGGAGAGCTGCTCGTACTCCATCCCAAACCGCCAATGTGGGTACCGCACAGGAAAGCCCCCGCGGGCCGCGATGGCGTTCAGCTCGTCGGCGTCGACCACCTCGAAGATGGTCGGAAAAAAATCGAGCCCGTGCCCACGCGCAAAGCCCTCGATCTCGACCTGCCAGGCAGCGAGTTCGGGGGGGAGCGCGGTGTTGGGGGTGGATCGCATAAAGGTCTAACCACGAAGGGCACAAAGGAACACGGCGGTTAGTGAGAAGTCGAAGAATGGGAAGCGGATGTCGCAGACGAAGCGGATTAAAAGGGATAGTAAACAGCCCTTTCCCTAATCCGAGTTCATCCCTTCAATCCGCGATGATCCGCGTCCTATTCTTTCTCCTTTCATTGCTGCCGGGATTCGTGCCTCTTGGTGTCCGTAGTGGGTAAAAGTCGTCACCGTCCTTTCCCCAGGAAGGCACGGATTGATTCGTAGATCGCTTCGCGATCCGGGATCTCGCTCAGCACCATCTGGTCCAGCTCGCCGAACCGGCTTTCGAGCTGGTTCAGGTACTCGCCGCTGCCGTACGGGCTTTCGACTTGGCCGTAGCAGTAGAGGTTTACCGCCGGCAGGATGCTGTCGCTGAGGATCGACAGGGCCTGCTGGTTGTCCTCGCCCCAGTTGTCGCCGTCGGAGAACTGGAAGACGTACAGGTTCCAGTCGGCCGGCGGGAAGTGGTTCTTGATCAGGTCGGCGCACACCTTGTAGGCGCTGCTGATCCGCGTGCCGCCGCTCTCGCGGGTGTGGTAGAAGGTGTGCTCGTCCACTTCTTTGGCCACCGCGTCGTGGATGATGTAGCGGGTCTCGATGCCGTCGTACTGGCTCGCGAGCCACGCATCGATCCAGAACGCCTCGGTGCGGACGATCTGTTTCTGCTCGTCCGTCATGCTGCCGGAGACGTCCATCAAGTAGAAGACCGCGGCGTTCACCTGCGGCTGGTCGATGGTGGTCCAGCTCTTGTAACGTTTGTCCCCCTTGATCGGGATGATGCGCGGGTCGTCGGGGCGGTACTCGCCGGTCGAGATCTGGCGTTTGAGGGCTTGCAGGTAGGTGCGCTTCTTGTGACGCAGGGCCTCGGGGCCGACGTGGCGGACGGTGTCGTACTTGTTCTTTTGCTGGGTGATCGACGCGGCGCCGCGCGGCTCGATGCGCGGCAGCTCCAGCTCCGCGCCCAGCAGCTCCGCGAGCTCCTCCAGCGAGATATCGACCTCCATCAGGTGGCCGTCCCCCGGGTCGCTGCCGGCCTGCCCCTGGCCCGGCTGGGGCTGTCCCCCTTTGCCAACAGGCTGGCCCTCTTCCCCCTCGCCGCTGGCGACCCCCCCCGCCCCGTTGTCGCCGAAGCGGAACCGCGGCAGGTCGAGCTGCGGCAGCGGGATCGACACCAGGTCCTTCCCCTTCCGCCCGATCATCTCCCCCTGCGTCACAAACTGCTTGAGGTTCTGGCGCACCTTCCCCTTCACGATCTGCTTGAAGCGGCGTTGGTCGCGTTCAATCTTTACAGTCATGGGGGGGTCAGGAAGGGAGAGGTGGAGATAAAAGGAGATGTGGGGATAGGTTTCTCAGCAGTTGCGATCGCTCGTTGACAGAAGAACTCCGAGAAAATCAAACAGGACACAATGAGCTTTGGTAGACAAATCGTTACGCACTGGCCTACGAAGAGAAGGCCGAGCTACCGAGAGACCATCCCCCCATCTCCCGTCATCTCCACCTCCCCCTTCCGTCATTATTTCTCTCGCTTCACGTCTCCCCGTGCGAAGATGCTCGCCACGTAGTGCAGCACGTCGGTGGCGCTCTCGTCGTCGTAGCCGAAGTCGCGGATCAGGCGCCCCTTTACCACGTCGATCTTCTGCTGGGTGTCGGCGTCGACCACGTTCGACACCAGGCTGGTGAGCTTGATCGAGTCCTTCTGGTCCTCGAACAGCTTCAGCTCCAGCGCCTTGTGCAGCCGTTCGTTGCTGCGGTAGTCGAACGTCTTCCCATCGATGCTCAGGGCGCCGATGTAGTTCATGATCTCGCGGCGGAAGTCGTCCTTGCGGCTGTCGGGGATGTCGATCTTCTCCTCGATGCTGCGCATCAGCCGCTCGTCCGGCTCTTCGGGCTGGCCGGTGAAGCGGTTCTTGACCTTCTCCCGCTGCGTGTAGGCCTTGACGTTGTCGATGTAGTTGCCCGAGAGGCGTTTGAGGGCGTCCTCGTCGGCGGCGATGGCGCGTTGGACCTCGTTCTTCACGATGTTCTCGTACTCCTCCTTCACTAGCGCCAGCAGGTCGCGGTACTCCTGCTTGGTGTCCTCGCTGTTGATCAGGCTGTGGTGCTTCAGGCCCGCCTCGAGCTCGTTCATCACCATGAACGGGTTGACGCTGTGGGCCTCGGGGTGGGCGACCAACGCGTTGGAGATCTTGTCCTGCACGTAGCGCGGCGAGATGCCGATCATCCCCTCGCTGGTGGCGTGCTCGCGCAGCTCACGGACGTTGTCCTCCGTGAAATTGGGCAGCGTCTTGCCGTTGTAGAGCTTCAGCTTCTGCAGCCGGGTGATGCCGGCGTGCGAGGGCTCTTCCAGGCGGGTCAGCACCGCCCACATCGCGGCCATCTCGATCGTGTGCGGGGCGATGTGCTTGCCGCGCACCGTCCCCTTGTTGTAGTCCTTCTCGTAGATCTTGATCTCGTTGGCCAGCGTGGTGACGTACGGCACGTCGATCTTCACCGTGCGGTCGCGGAGCGCCTCCATGAACTCGTTGTTCTGCAGCCGGCGGTACTCCGGCTCGTTGGTGTGCCCGATGATCACCTCGTCGATGTCCGTCTGGGCGAACTTCTTCGGCTTGATGCGGTGCTCCTGGCTGGCGCCCAGCAGGTCGTACAGGAACGCCACGTCCAGCTTCAGCACCTCAACGAACTCGATGATCCCGCGGTTGGCGATGTTAAACTCGCCGTCGAAGTTGAACGCCCGCGGGTCGCTGTCGCTGCCGTACTCCGCGATCTTGCGGTAGTTGATGTCGCCGGTCAGCTCGGTGGCGTCCTGGTTCTTCTCGTCCTTGGGCTGGAAGGTGCCGACGCCGATGCGGTCCTTCTCGCTGAGGATCAGCCGCTTGACGCGCACGTCCTGGATCACGCGGGTCCAGTCGCCGTCGTACCTGCGCAGGCGGTCCTGGTAGATGAACCGGCAGTAGGGGTCGAGTTCGCCGGTCACGTGCACGCGGAAGTCATCTTCGCCGCGTCCCTCGTTCAGACGCTGCTCTACCTCCTGACGGAACCGCTGCGGCAGCAGGTGCAGCGGCTCTTCGTTCATCGGGCACCACTGGATCTTCAGCGGGTCGTCCGGCGCCTCTTCGTCGACCCAGCCCAGGGTGTACAGGGCGCCAGCGTCGGTGGCGCTGTAACGCTCCAAGCCTGTCTTGAGCAACCGGGCGATGGTGCTCTTGCTGCTGCCGACCGGGCCGTGCAGCAGCAGCACGCGGCGTTCGATGCCGTACCCCTTGGCGGCGCTCTTGAGCGCGTTCACCAGGTCGCGGAGCGAATCGCGGATGCCGAACACCGCGTCGGCGCCGTCGTGGTCGGGGTCGTCAAAGAACTTGTAGTGGACGGAGCGTTCGCCCCGGCCGGTGTCGGTGGTCTCGACGCCGTACGACAGGATCATGTCGTACAGACGCTGGTACGCGGTGCGCGTGACCAGGGGGTTCTCGCGCACGATCTCGAGGTACTCCTCGAACGTGCCGATCCAGTTCTTACGGCGGAACTGCTCACGGTCCTGCCGCTTCGAGACGATCTCAATGATTTCGCGTCCGTCGAACATCCTAGAGTCCTCGGGGCCGACCCTGCGGGCCGGCCTGGTTGCATGGGGTACTGTTCCTACGCGTCCGCTGGAGGTCCTCGTTCACTTTGTGGCGCGGAATTCCGCAAATAGCCTGCGCCGACGCAGCGCGTACAGAGTCGCCGGTGGCGGAGGCGGGGCCCGAGCCGCAAGAGAACAAGGGGCTTATACCAAGCGGAGTTGGCAAAGAGCACAGGCGGGGGGCGTGTGGGAACCGCCGCGGGTGTCGGTCGCCGATCTTACGACGGCGGCGATACTCGCACACGGTGAGCCACGCCTTCTTCAGTATCCGTTGCAATCCGGGAACGGGCAACACCGCATTTTGACTATCTGGCGCGACCGTTACGTTTTTCGCACGGTTTCTCGCCCGGGGCCGGCAGATTTTTGGCCCTAGAAATTGCGCAGAAGGTGTCTACGAAGCCCTTGCGGCGCCCCCCGAAAGCCGGCGCGTGGGCGCCGGCTTTCGGGGCGCCTTGGGCGTCACTCGGCCGGTTTGCGCCGCCGCCCGCGTCCGCCACGGGGACGCGAGGCGCCCCCGCGTCCGGCGCCGCGACCGCTGCGTTGCCGTTCGCTCCGAGCCCCCAGGTTGGCGTCGACAATCACGCCAATGGCGTCTGCCCACGAGGGGATATTCTTGTGCGACGTCTTGCTGCCGTCGCCGTCGAGTTCGTCCTCGTCTTCGGCGTCTTCGCCTTCGATCGGCGGGCCGTCCGGCAGGCTCGCGTCGAACGAGTCGTCGTCATCGTCGTCGTCTTCTTCATCGGCGGCGCCGTCTTCGCCGGCAACGGCGTCTGACGTTCGCTCTTTGCCGGCCCCACGTCGGCGGCGGCGCCGGCGACGCTTCGGACGGTCCGCGCCGTCGCCCGACTCTTCTGAATCGTCTGCATCGGTCTCGTCCGCGCCGTCCAGCAACTCTTGCGGCGGCGGGTCGTCCGACTCAGCAGGATCCTGCGGCGTTGGTTGGAGCGCTGCTGGCGCCTCGACCACCGCCGGCGGTGGCGGCGGCGTGCGGGGCTTGCGACCGGCGAACGGGAACCAGTCGGGCAGGCTCAACGAGGCGCCCGGCCACCCGGAGGTAATGGGGGGCGCTGGCGGCGTCACCGGGGCCGGCGCCGGCGGTGGCGGCGTTACTTCGGCCGCTTCCGGCGTATTCTCTTCCACGGTGGCGGCGGGGCGAGCGCGTCGACGCGGGGGGCGGTCGCCGGCCGGTTCGGCGGAGTCTTCGCTGTCGGATCGTTCTGCCGGCGCATCGTCGCTCGACGCACCGTCGGCTGCTTCGGTCCCACGCCCCCTGCCCCGTCCACGGCCACGGCGACGCCGGCGGCGTGGCCTTTCTTGGCCCTCGCCCTCGCCCTCGCCAGAATCTGACTCGCTATTGTCGCCTCCTAAGTCGTCAGCGGACGACTCGGCGTCGGCCGCGTCAGCATCGCGATCGGAGTCGGAACCGTCGCCGCCCGACTCGCTATCGACGCGTCCCGATCGACCTCTGCCGCCGCGTCTGCGGCGCCTGGGGCGGCGCGTCGGCTCCTCTGCATCGTCTCCGCCTGCGTCGCTCGTCGCCGAGTCCGATGCTTGGGCGCCGTCCGTCTCTACTTCATCCGCCGGCTTCGCGGTCCTTGCCGTGCGCCGCCTCGATTCCTCGGGCTGTTGCTGCTCCTCGGGGGGCGCAACCCGCTTCGTGGCCGCGGGCGTGGCGTCAGCGGGTTTGGCCGCAGGGGATTTGGGCGCGGGGGATTTGGGCGCAGGGGGCCGCACGGGCGCGGGGGGCGGCTCGAGTCCGAATTCGCTCTGCAAGTCGTCCCACCCGCTGCGGGCGGGCTTGGGCGGGGCGGCCGGCGGGGCCGGGGCGGCTTGCGCCTTGGGCGCCTCGGGGGGCGGAGCGACCGCCTCCGGCGGGGCTTGGTTGGAGGATTGTTCGGGGCCCGATTCGGGGTTCTCGACTACGCCAAAATCGCGGAGGAGATCGTCCCAACTGCTCTTGGATTCAGCCATGAATGCTTGCAACGAGGGCCGCCACGCGGCGGGCGGAAAGGGGGCAAAAAGCGTGTAACCCCAGAGAGTATAAGGGTTTCTCGCGGTATTCGGAAGCGCGGACACCGCGTCCCAAAAATGCCCCGCGGCGCTGGCCGACGGGGTGGGCCCCGCCGGGGTGGGGCGAACGACGAGCGGTTTCGCGGCGCGTCGACGGGGCGGAGCCCGTCGGCTGTTGGCTTTGTTTGGGTCGACGGCGCTTCGTTTGATCTGGAGCCGGTCTAGCGGTCGATCTCGCCCATCACGATGTCCAACGAGCCCACCACCGCGGGGACATCGGCCAGCAGCACGCCGCGGCACAACTCGGGCGCCACGCTTAGGTTGCTGAAGCAACTGCTGCGGGCCCGGGCCCGCCAGGGGATCGCGTCGCCGGTGGTCACCACGTAGAAGCCCATCTGGCCGCGGGGGGCCTCGGTCTCCAGGTAGCACTCGCCCGGCGGGAGCTTCTCGAACAGCTTGATCGGCTGGCCATGGTCGCCGGAAGAGGCCGCGTATTTGCGGATCGACTCACGGACCAGCCGGACCGACTGCACGACTTCCAGCATCCGCACGTAGAACCGGTGCCAACAGTCGCCGAGGACCGCCTCGCCAGGCACGGCTGGGTAAGGCTGGTCGTTGGGGTAATGTCCGTTGCGCTCGCAAATGATCTCGTACGCCAGGTCGGCGTACATGCGGGTGTAGAGGGGATCGCCGTCGCGGCGGAGGTCGAAGTCGACGCCGCTACCGCGGAGCACCGGGCCGGTGCAGCCGTAGCCGACGGCCATCTGGGGCGTCAGCACGCCGATGCCGGCCGTGCGTTTGATAAAGATCGCGTTGGTGGTGAGCAGCGTGTGGTAGTCGGCGATGATCGGCTCGAACTGGTCCAGGAACGCCAAGCAGGCGTCGGTCCAGCCGACCGGCAGGTCCGCGGTGGCGCCCCCGGGGGTGAGGTAGCTGTAGGTGAGCCGGGCGCCGCAAGCCTGCTCGAACAGGTCGAGGATCTTCTCGCGCTCACGGAAGGCGTATAGGAACGGGCTGAAGGTCCCTAGGTCGAGCCCGTAGGCCCCCATCCCCACCAGGTGGCTGGCGATGCGTCCCATCTCTGCAATGATCACCCGCAACCGCTGGCCGCGTTCGGGCGCCTCGACGCCCAACAGCTTCTCGACGCACAGGCTCCACCCCAGGTTCATATTCATCCCCGCCAGATAGTCCATCCGGTCGGTGTAGGGGATCCACTGCCTGGGGGTGAGGTTCTCGCCGATCTTCTCTGCACAGCGGTGCAGGTAGCCGATGTGGGGCGTGACCTCGGAGACGACTTCGCCATCGGTGCGCAGCACCAGCCGTAGCACGCCGTGCGTGCTGGGGTGCTGCGGCCCCATGTTGACGAGCATCTCGTCCGTCCGGACGTCGAACTCGACGATGCGTGATTCGAGGGTGCTGGTCATGATCCGTTGTAAGAGAGTTAACCACAAAGGACACGAAGTCGCACGAAGGAAGAAAGGAGGCTCCTTGCCCGACGCTTGCCTTTCTTGCTTCTTCGTTCCCTTCTTCGTGGACCTTCGTGCTCTTCGTGGTTCAATCTTCGTAGCGCTATCAGCGGCCGCGGATGCCGTGGTACTCGAGCGGCATCTCGTAGTCTTTTCGTAAGGGGTGACCCTCCCAGTCTTCGGGGCAAAGGATCCGGACAAGATTCGGGTGGCCGACGAAGCGGACCCCCATCAGGTCGTACACCTCGCGCTCGTGCCAATCGGCGGTGGGCCACAGGCCGGTTAGTGAGGGCGCCTCCGGCAGTTGCTGCGCCGCTTCGTCCTGCCAGCGGGGGAGGATGAGCTTGAGTGTGATGCGGTGCTTCAGGCGGGTGCTGGACAGGTGGTAGACCAGCTCGATGCCGGGGCCGCGTCCCTGCGGCGGGCGACGCTTCGGGTCGGCTTGCAGCGTGTCGACCCCCGAGACGCAGTTGAGCATGTCGCACCCGAAGGCGGCGTCGTCCCGCAGGTACTGGCAGACAGCGACCAGCCGGTCGGCGTCGACCTCGAACCATGGGTCGCCGCGCTCTGCCGCAACCGGCCGCACGGCGTCGCCGAACTTTTGCAGGAGTCGATCGGTCGGCGACACAGCGATCTCGGCTAAGAGGAAAACCTGGTTAGACCCCGACCAACGACTCGGCGCGGGTCGCCGGGCCGGGCTGCTCGGCGGGGGGCGGGCGGTCGCTGCGTGTGGCCGCGGCGCGCACCCAATCGAGATCGCCCCGCTTCCACACGTACGCGAAGCCGACCATCAACACCGCGAAGAAGACCAGCATATCGACAAGCGAGGCCCGCGCCATGACGCCGGCGGCGTCCGCTGCCGCGCCGCGGCGGGCGTCGCTCCCCTGCCGCAGGCTCATCGGGCCCGGCTCGACCGAGTCGAGCCGGGCCAGCGGCGACCGGTAGCCGACCAGCTCGCGCAGCCGGGCCTCGATCTCGGCGTCGGCGGCGACGGCCATCGCCGGGGGCGCCGCGTCGGCCGCGACGATCTGATTCGCCTTCCCAAAGACGGTCGCCCAGGGAAAGAAGAAGGCGACCTCAACGTCGAAGATGATGAACAGCAGCGCCACCACATAGAACCGCAGGTCGAACTGCACAAAGCTCGAGCCGATGGTGGGCTCGCCGCACTCGTAGATCTCTAGCTTCTCGGCCGTCGGCGCCTTGGGCCGCAGCAGCCGTCCCACCAAGAGGTTCACGAACACGAACCCCATCGCGACAGCAACGAATGCCGCAAGTGTGCCGACGATTAGCGTGGGAGTAGCCATAACGAGTTCTTAACCGCGGACACAAGCTGGCATGATGACTGATAACCAAGGTTCAATGACAAAGTGATTCCCAAGTTCTGCTTCGTGGCCACTGCGTCGGGCCTACTCTTCCGTCATCCGTGAAATCCGTGCTACCCGTGGTTCTCTTTCAGGAAGGCTGGTTCGGTCCGCCGTGGACCGGTTCAACGATCACCTTCGACTCCGCCACGGCCGTGGGATTGAGCGTGGCGCGTCCCCAGGCCACGTCCAGCGGCAGCCGAGCAAAGTCGACGATGCACCCGTCGCGGCTGTAGCAGCTCAGGTCGTGCGTGGCGCCCATGAAGATGCAGTCTACCGGGCAGGGCTCAACGCACAGCGCGCAGAACATGCACTTGCTGTAGTCGATGGCGTAGCCGGTGACGA from Pirellulimonas nuda includes:
- a CDS encoding DUF444 family protein codes for the protein MTVKIERDQRRFKQIVKGKVRQNLKQFVTQGEMIGRKGKDLVSIPLPQLDLPRFRFGDNGAGGVASGEGEEGQPVGKGGQPQPGQGQAGSDPGDGHLMEVDISLEELAELLGAELELPRIEPRGAASITQQKNKYDTVRHVGPEALRHKKRTYLQALKRQISTGEYRPDDPRIIPIKGDKRYKSWTTIDQPQVNAAVFYLMDVSGSMTDEQKQIVRTEAFWIDAWLASQYDGIETRYIIHDAVAKEVDEHTFYHTRESGGTRISSAYKVCADLIKNHFPPADWNLYVFQFSDGDNWGEDNQQALSILSDSILPAVNLYCYGQVESPYGSGEYLNQLESRFGELDQMVLSEIPDREAIYESIRAFLGKGR
- a CDS encoding PrkA family serine protein kinase, producing MFDGREIIEIVSKRQDREQFRRKNWIGTFEEYLEIVRENPLVTRTAYQRLYDMILSYGVETTDTGRGERSVHYKFFDDPDHDGADAVFGIRDSLRDLVNALKSAAKGYGIERRVLLLHGPVGSSKSTIARLLKTGLERYSATDAGALYTLGWVDEEAPDDPLKIQWCPMNEEPLHLLPQRFRQEVEQRLNEGRGEDDFRVHVTGELDPYCRFIYQDRLRRYDGDWTRVIQDVRVKRLILSEKDRIGVGTFQPKDEKNQDATELTGDINYRKIAEYGSDSDPRAFNFDGEFNIANRGIIEFVEVLKLDVAFLYDLLGASQEHRIKPKKFAQTDIDEVIIGHTNEPEYRRLQNNEFMEALRDRTVKIDVPYVTTLANEIKIYEKDYNKGTVRGKHIAPHTIEMAAMWAVLTRLEEPSHAGITRLQKLKLYNGKTLPNFTEDNVRELREHATSEGMIGISPRYVQDKISNALVAHPEAHSVNPFMVMNELEAGLKHHSLINSEDTKQEYRDLLALVKEEYENIVKNEVQRAIAADEDALKRLSGNYIDNVKAYTQREKVKNRFTGQPEEPDERLMRSIEEKIDIPDSRKDDFRREIMNYIGALSIDGKTFDYRSNERLHKALELKLFEDQKDSIKLTSLVSNVVDADTQQKIDVVKGRLIRDFGYDDESATDVLHYVASIFARGDVKREK
- a CDS encoding NADH-quinone oxidoreductase subunit D is translated as MTSTLESRIVEFDVRTDEMLVNMGPQHPSTHGVLRLVLRTDGEVVSEVTPHIGYLHRCAEKIGENLTPRQWIPYTDRMDYLAGMNMNLGWSLCVEKLLGVEAPERGQRLRVIIAEMGRIASHLVGMGAYGLDLGTFSPFLYAFREREKILDLFEQACGARLTYSYLTPGGATADLPVGWTDACLAFLDQFEPIIADYHTLLTTNAIFIKRTAGIGVLTPQMAVGYGCTGPVLRGSGVDFDLRRDGDPLYTRMYADLAYEIICERNGHYPNDQPYPAVPGEAVLGDCWHRFYVRMLEVVQSVRLVRESIRKYAASSGDHGQPIKLFEKLPPGECYLETEAPRGQMGFYVVTTGDAIPWRARARSSCFSNLSVAPELCRGVLLADVPAVVGSLDIVMGEIDR
- a CDS encoding NADH-quinone oxidoreductase subunit C, which encodes MSPTDRLLQKFGDAVRPVAAERGDPWFEVDADRLVAVCQYLRDDAAFGCDMLNCVSGVDTLQADPKRRPPQGRGPGIELVYHLSSTRLKHRITLKLILPRWQDEAAQQLPEAPSLTGLWPTADWHEREVYDLMGVRFVGHPNLVRILCPEDWEGHPLRKDYEMPLEYHGIRGR
- a CDS encoding NADH-quinone oxidoreductase subunit A; the encoded protein is MATPTLIVGTLAAFVAVAMGFVFVNLLVGRLLRPKAPTAEKLEIYECGEPTIGSSFVQFDLRFYVVALLFIIFDVEVAFFFPWATVFGKANQIVAADAAPPAMAVAADAEIEARLRELVGYRSPLARLDSVEPGPMSLRQGSDARRGAAADAAGVMARASLVDMLVFFAVLMVGFAYVWKRGDLDWVRAAATRSDRPPPAEQPGPATRAESLVGV